CGCCCCACTGCGAGCCGACGATCACCACGCACCGGCTGCCGTTCGGTTCCCTCATCTGCCCAGTCGCCAAGCTTTTGTCCCGTTCAGTCGCACGAAAAACGCGGCCCCATCCCGCAAGGGTGGGACCGCGCGTTGACGTATCCTGTGCGCAATCTGCGAAGCCGCCCGGCGGGTGTCAACCGCCGGGCAGCGCGTTACGCCTCGCCCATCATCAGGCCCTCGATGCTGTGGCCCTGCACGATGGGCTCCAGTTCCTCCACTACGCGGCAGGTCAGGTGCTGCTTCACCTCGTCGGGCAGCGCCTCGTAGTACGCGCGGCTGAACTGCAGGTCGTGGCGCTCGGAGTTGTCGGCGCCCGGGGCATCCACCCCCAGCACCAGCACCGGGCGCGACTTCTGGCTGAAGTTGGCCGTGCCGCGGTGGATGGTGAGCGCCGAGCGCGCCGAGATGTCGCCCATCTTGGGCATCTTCCGCTGCGCCCGCTCCAGGTACCGCGGATAGAGCGACTTGGGCGGAAACATCTCGTGCTCGAACCCTTCGGGCGTGTCCCACTGCGTGCCGGGGGCGATCTCGAAGGGCCCCATGTCTTCGAACACGTCGACGGTGGTCAGGTTGAACGCCAGCGAGTTCAGGCGGCGGCCGATGAGCGTGTCTTCGGGGGCGGGAAAGTCGCGGTGCCAGGGCTGGTCCTGCGCGCCGGGGCCGGGCACGTCGAACCCGATCTCCACGATCTTGTAGTGCGGCCCGAGCACGGCCTCGCACACGGCCACCACCCACGGGTGCGTAACCAGGTCCACGAAGCCGCGGATCTTTTCGGGGTGGATCTCCACGTAGTACCGCTTGGGCCCGCGCCCCACCGCGCCGCCGGGACGCTTGAGCGCGTCCTG
This Longimicrobium sp. DNA region includes the following protein-coding sequences:
- a CDS encoding phytanoyl-CoA dioxygenase family protein, which gives rise to MGGLYGDGIIGCKGAFSREWVQELGEDIEELFQDALKRPGGAVGRGPKRYYVEIHPEKIRGFVDLVTHPWVVAVCEAVLGPHYKIVEIGFDVPGPGAQDQPWHRDFPAPEDTLIGRRLNSLAFNLTTVDVFEDMGPFEIAPGTQWDTPEGFEHEMFPPKSLYPRYLERAQRKMPKMGDISARSALTIHRGTANFSQKSRPVLVLGVDAPGADNSERHDLQFSRAYYEALPDEVKQHLTCRVVEELEPIVQGHSIEGLMMGEA